Part of the Musa acuminata AAA Group cultivar baxijiao unplaced genomic scaffold, Cavendish_Baxijiao_AAA HiC_scaffold_906, whole genome shotgun sequence genome is shown below.
TTTTAATATTCATGATATATCCATCGATAAATAGATATAAATAtccttaaattattatttaatttcatatgtaGGCGGTGCTTAGAAGATGTATCTTGAAAAAGCCCAAAATATAAATACTTTGGGTATGGTAGAAAAGGTTTAGTTGGGACACACAATATGTCTTTTTCCTTTGAATTAATTCGTTTGATGGAAGTCAACTGACTTCTAAAAGGGCAAGGGGAGATGAGGTCGATTTAAGGTTACCTTTGTGTCAAATCGTTAGGGAGATATCCGATGACGAAGACGAATTGACAACTTGCAATGTTGATGCAGCATCAAAGATCATCACTATTGACACATTCACATGTTTTATGGCATCATAGATCATCGACATGTGTTGGAGATGATTGAAGCAACATTGGAGCAATTAAGGTTCTGAAAATGATCAAAGGGGATACAACTAGGGTTCTAGTCCTAGCACTACTGGCGAGGATGATTGACCAACAAATGAAATAGATTGTAttaaataggagaggaaacatGTTAATGAATTGaagtattttcatttcttcaataaggctaaagttacttcaataaagcttctttgcttcttccataaagttttttcaataattgttcttatcttctattcttttctttagtatcaaataatgataattgagAAGTCATGAAAAATAAGGATATGATTGATAATTAAGGAATTATatttagtaaattatatatatattttaggtAAGCATATGAAATAAGAGTATTGCcgataaaaaaaagggggggttCGGCAATAGCAATCTCCTTTGTAATTTTACACCATTTTCATATTTACTGTAGCATAATGCATGCAATGTTTTAGCTCAACTGATTTCTGTTGATTAATGATTCAAACAGGTCAAATAAAAATCTTGCGAAAAGAATGGATCTCATAGTATAGAAGACTTAAATCAAATAGGTTTACCATAACATTGGTGGCTGATTAGCTCAAGTTTTTGGATGGATCACTTAAAGTTTACTTATGtttaaaataattcatatatttttaaaaacgtaaTATATaagtttattttgataaatctaaGTTAATAGAGGTTAGAATCTGCTTATATagtatgttgactcataataaactattaatataatgacatacgtaatttaagttataaaaaaaaaaatctatttagcCCTCGTGATTTTGGTTATGAATCTTTTAAGCCCTTAAGATATTGCTCATGTTTAAAATAAacttttcattttaaaaaatatagcatataagcccTTAGAGTTTATTTACGTGATGTgatatgttgactcataataaattattaatataataatatatgtgatttaaattaaaaaaattaagatcataatCAATGACGGGAGGAGACATCGTCATGGTAGAGACAACTAGTAGTAGCATCGAGTCACTACTACTTAGTAGGGTATCATACGCACATAGTCTCTCCCGCATTGACAATGAGCTTAGGAGCCGGTTCTGTCTTaagtggatgtgcatcgactaatcCGACGCTAAGCATACAATGGTCTCTtgttccctcttcctcctcctaggcGTCTTCGTCCACACCACCTCCCATTTCATCATCTCATGTGCCCCCACTCATCGCGCCTACGATGTAATAGTCTAGCTCTCCCTTACCTTTATCGTTGGCCTCTCCTACCGTTGCTTATACGCCTTCGTCAGCCTCGattgcttcctcttcctcaacAAGATAgactttttttaaaacttaaattatacatattattatattaataatttattatgagtcaccatgccatataaacaaattttaacgTTTATCAACTTAAACTTAATGAGAaagacttatatattatatttttaaaaataaaaaaattattttaaatataaacaaAACCATAAGAGTTGAAAGTAATCCAAATCACAAaactaaaatgaatatttttttaataaattatgtatcattatattaataatttataataaatcaatatgatacgtAAATAAACTTCAATGtttattaactcagacttgacgaaagaaacttatatattatatttttaaaaatataaaaattattttagacacgaataaACCTAAAAGACTTAAGAAATCAATGACTAAAACCATATGAACTAAAATGAACCATAACCcttatttatattaataaaaaaatctcgTGTATAAATGATTTCTCCTACATAGGAAAGTTCCCACACCAATCTATTACATTTATCCAACTTAGCAAAGTTGTTTATTGTCTCCATTTTGTCTTCACCCTGAAAGAATGTTTTAGATATGAGATCACAAAGATTTAGCGATTACCTCCTGCCATTTATATGCAAGATAGCTTTGTACATTGAAACAATAACATGTCTGATTAGCACATAAGAACAGATTATATTCACAGGATAATCTGATGTGATGAAACACCTTAGGATAAGTTCCAAACATTACTGCAAGGTTTCATAGAACTATAAATTATTCAGCTCACAAATGGGCAAAGCTTCTCTAGATTGGGATATCACTGAAGCTCTTATTATCAGCCCACCAAGATCCTACCCTGAATGAAAATTTTATCAGATCCCAATTACCAAGCTCAGCTGAATGCGATCTTGGCTGGAAATAGAGCTTTAAAGCAAAGCTCAAAGTTTTAATTTCTCCAAGGGTAGATGGACTCAACATGGATCTTCCCAACAAAAATAAGAAGCAACAAACAGTATATATTTGCATATTCGGGACCATTAATCTGGTGCTGACACTTATCGGACATTTAAgaagaaaacagaaaaaaaaaaaaacttgcctcTTGTTAAAAAAACAGAAAAAGGAAAACTAGAGCTAATTCGGACCAGCATGTACACCATACTTTGAGAACCCAAATTCATCTTCCCGAACAGACCAGCATGTAAAATACTTCTACTTCGGCATGACTGTGGATGCATCAATCCCCTGACTTATTTTCTTGACCTCTCCTTGTTTTTCAAACTATGTACTAATTACAGGGCATGATGGCATTTACCTTCAGCTGCATGTATGAACTGAACTTGAAACCTAACTCTGAAAGTTTAGCTAAGAACTAAAAAACGAGATACAATGACAATATTTGCCTTAACTTCAATCTCGTAGGTTTATCTGCTGCACCCTGATGGCCTGCGATAATTGTCCAATGCTGTCAGGTAGGCTCCAAATCATTGTTCAGCATCAGGAAGGGGAAGTGGGCAGCAGTAAACTAACCACATTTCGGTCAGCAATGTACAAGTAAAGCTAATGGAGCCAGCTGGCTCAAGGATGACCAATGTCACTTGATTCCCAGGAACATCATGCTATCATCATGCCTCTTGATTCCCAGGTACAGGACTGTACTGCAATAAGAATTTATACCTAGAAATGCATGAGTTAACACATAAAGAACTTTTTTCATGAACTTTAGAGCCAAAGAAAGTATATAATCATGACAACATAGATGGAACATAACAATGGAGCCCCACTAACCTGATCCTGGTTAGACTTCTCTTATACACAACCATGGTGCTAGCACCTGAAAGCAAAAATcaggaaaaaaaaaggttaaaataGTTGCATGTTGTACTGTCAGTGAAAGATGCTCAAGGCCCTGATAAAGCCTTGTAATATTCTCAGGAAACTATATTCTGACTACACTAACAGATGACAACTTACAAGCTATCCATGCTCTGAATCTTTGTAGCCGCCAAAAAGAAGCAAAGTATTAATACAGGGCTTATCAGGCAAAAGCTGCTCTGCTTGTGGAATTGGTTTGACCGTTTGTGCCTTCTCAGAGGCAGGAAAAGCTAGTGAGAGTGAAAGCGAAGCTCTTAAATCATCACAATCCACTGCAGAAGCGGGCATCTTATCTCGATGACTCTTTTCTCCAACCTTTGGAGATAACAAAGGAAAGATATCCTGCTCTATTGGTCTCTTCTTTCTTCCCAGACCAAGTTCAAGATCAGGGGCATTAGATTCAGGTGAATCTTCATCATCCGATGAAAGGACATATACTAAATTGTCTGCCTTTGTACTTGTTTGAGGACCTGGATCAATTGGGAAGAAGTGTCTTTCAGCATTTTTTAAGCTCTCAGATACATTTTCACAGTAGATGCTATCATTTGTTAAGCAAGACAGTAAAGGTTGCATCTCTGAGGATATGCTACTGCTTAGATTTTCTCCCGTGGATATACAAGGGAGATGCCCTCCACTATCAAGCCTCATCTTTTTGTGCACCTTTTCATCAGTCAGAGATGTGCAGCTTGCTTCATCTTTCCAAAGCATTACATCAGAAGAGCGTTTTAACATACAACCAGAAGAATTTTTAATTGTTTCAAATGAGATGGGTTGTGCACGTTTCTGATTAGGCTTTAGTTTCCAGCTAAGCCGGTCCACCTCAACATTTTCTGATAATTGATTATTTAAAATAGATTCACTTGTAATGAAGTTCTCTTTCTGCTTGAAATTCTGAACTTTACTGTCATTCCCTGCATGCAGAAAATGGAGGAAAAATGAGAACACTTGTATAACAAATCATAAAATGTAAGTCAACCTCAAGACAACTCACCTTGGCCACAATTTAATGAAACTGAATAAGTGGGGCCTTCATAATCACTGACTTTTTTATTATTAGCAGGAACATGATGTACAAAAACTTCTCTGCTATCTGAATCACCAGCGAGATTGTCCTAGCACATAACAAAACGTTAACCAAATTGGTGAGATTAAAGAGCCAACAGATGAAGACATGATACAATATCAATACACTCGATTTGATTTAAAATTAACTACAACATACTTGACTGTTGCAAGTTTTTTTCCCTTTGGAGGAAGGTTGACCATTTCATGTACACCAGCATGCAGTACAATTTGAACAAAGATTATAGTTACATGCAAGGAGGCCAAGTCACTTGGCTAACCACATGTTTGAGACCTGTGCATGCAAACATCCCAGAATGCCTCAAGTGTTTAAGAAAGACATAGAGGGTCTCAAATATTGCAATTTCGTACAGTTGATACCGCTGAGTGTTGGTACACCTATGtaccgaagaggaagaagaggagatggtggaggaaaaggagagggaagaagaaaaaaacgCTAGTGCTGCGATTTCGATTTCCGAAGCGACCGCCAGCAACAACACCGAGCCGCGACTGCCTAGTAGGGCGTTGTAGGCACGCAATCTCTGTCGTGCTAACGACGAGCTCAAGAGCTTCCGACGCCCTGCTAGCCAACAGCGGctcgatgctgctgctgctgctgctgctggtctcTTCCATGACGACGCCTCCTCATGCCATTGATGGAGGTCTCGATTTTTTTCTTAAACTtaaattatgtcattatattaatggtttatcatGAGTCAGCATGTCATATAAACAGATTCTAACGtttattaactcagacttgacgggaggaacttatatgctatgtttctaAATATATAGAGGTTATTTTAAACATAAGtaaatcataagggcttaagagATCTATGGTCAAAACCACAGGAGTTCAAATGTACCTTAACCCtaaattacatatgtcattatattaatggtttattgtgaaTCAGTATGCCACGTAAACAaactctaacgtctgttaactcaaacttgacaggaggggcttatatgctacgtttttaaaaatataaggattattttagacacgagtaaactaTAAGAGCTTAAGAGGTCCACGACCAAAACTACAGAGACTGAAATAGACCTTAACCCTATAGGCAAAATACTATTTGGGCAGTcaccaaaacaaaagaagaatGGAAACTGACATATTAATGTTGAGTGGAAACTTGATAAATTTCAATATAGCTCCAAGAAACTCTATACATCTTTGTTTCTAATATAATCCTACTATATCAATTtacttgatatttatttattttgctagACTTACATGGATTGGAAAATCCAATCAAGTCATGTTTGCATGGAAAAAGTGTTCTTCAGTAGACTATACAATGAACAAGAGTAAATTTGATTTCGGATTCACTTTTTTTACTGATATTAGTTTAAACTATTGTTTAAGATTTTAATAATGATACAATTAAAGTTGCATCTTTGGAAGGTCGATCATCTTTGACAATAAACTAGGTGGATATGAgaatacatatacatatcaaGTAACTTGTTTGTGGAAGAAAAcacatttaagaaaaaaaaatagatatgaTTAATCATCAAGATCTGCTTCGTTTGTGTTTTTATTCCCACATTAGATCTGCACAGAAATGATTTAGGACTTGTATAGGACCAACTAATACAACGAACAACCATAATATTCCAAAATTGAGGGTTGGCAACATGGATCATTTACTGCTATTAAACTCTAGTCAAGCTACAAACAATTGAAtctctttttattgtttataATAAAGCTTCATTAGGTGTTCTATCTCTCCTTGCATTATGAATCTTATGTGACTAAACTTGTGTAACTGGAGCATTTATTAATCTCCATTGGTCATGTCCATACCATTTTGAATGGTTTTCGAGAAAGATAAGAGATAATTTCTGATTTGTTCTTTTCGGTGAATTATAAGACATGTAAGAAGGTACCAAAACCAACACAACTCATATCAATATATGGCTATGGGGCTCATGGTGAATTTAGTGTAAGCACTAAGCATCTGACCACAGGCCAAACATAACTGTTATATGACATCTGATATTCAGTgcaagaaatgaaagaaaagaaggtATCTCATTTTTTCTATAAGTTCAGAAAGATAATAGTTGTTGAGTAAGTTATTAAAACAACACAAGGATCAATTACACACAGGATCCATCATTTATTTCTAAGATGTAAATAATTTCCAGCGGTAGCTGTAACCATCAAAGATGCTTCTCTAATCAATAAGCATGGGCATATAATTGATATTGGAAAaagtaaagataaaaaaatatgcaGCAGAAAAAACTGAGCTTACTAGGCTAGTGAGATCATTTTCGATTTCCGAAGGCAATCGTTCAATATCTATCTGAAACTTTGGCTCCGAATAAGCAACAGGGACACTAGGAATCTGAAGCTTTGGCTCTGGATATGCAATAGGAGTACTAGGAAGAAAAGTAATGTTCTTAAACGAGCAATTTTCAGAAAGCAAGCATGAAGCCTTCTCTCTCAGCACTTTATCATCAGCAACAACTTGACGTAAGGTCTTCTGGACAATAGGAGGTTTCTCTGTGTTGTGTATCCCATTGTTGTTTCCTGATGGAATAACCACAGGATCAGTGCAGGCACCAGATTTAGATGGCTTTTCCTTCGGTGATCTGTCAGATTCTGATAGCTCCTTAGAATCCTCATCAGTTGCATGAAGAGAGCAACAAAGTCCAGAATCAAAAATGGTTGGCAGATCTTGGATAATAGTTTTTGAGTTCAAATTGCAAACAGAAGGTTTTTTCTCCAGACCAGGCAGGTCCACCAAGCTATTTATCTGTCTTCCTCTAAATACACCCCAAAGAAAAAATAACTTGTTCCAGCCTGAAACAGCACAGCAACCCACAAGTTAGATGATTATTAGTGCTATAGAAATATAAATAATGCATAAGATCACATGAAATTTGCAGATCTAGATAACTTATAAAACAAAGTCGACAAAAGTAATCCTTTTCATTCTCCCTCTTACTATGAATATTACTGCTAAGGCCATTGCTTACGTTGGGAATTCTCTGGTAACATGTTCGATGGGAATATAAGAAGTTCCACAGTATCAATATTCCCTATGAGGGCTAAATCATTTTTTAGCATATTTTCCAGCAGCTTCCAATAGTATTTTCCATAACTGCTCAAGATGAAGcacaaaatatcaattattttGTCAATATATAGTTCAAaaggcaattcacagggagaaagTACTTAATAAATCACCTTTCAATGTCTTTAGCAAAGAAAAAAAGAGCAATGTTATCATCTTTAGGACTGTTTATGTGAAACTGCAAAGGCCAGGATCTTAGACGAGGTACTTCCTCCAGTTGGATTTTGCAAGGAAATTGAGATgccacttcaagtgctttagggGAGACATAAGTAGACAAGTGGGCCTGAAAACCATCAAAAAGTGTAGGAGCCTCGGCAGTTCTCAGCACCTCAAAAGCACCTCTGCACATAATAAACAAAAGTAGAAAAATTATAATGCTGGAAATTCTATAAATGGTATTGCATCATCTATAAGATTAGATGGCTAAAGACGAATTTAAAGGCAACGTATGAACTAAAAAGAACATATCATACTGCCAAATGTAGTCGAGCTCCGGAATTACTGAAGCTCTTAATGGATGCATTGGAATGGAAGCTTCATTGGGCAAGGTTTGTATGATGGGCTTCTTTAGATTCAAGTCATCTCCAATGTCAAGAGCTATCCCTTCTCCAGCAATaagcatagctttcttatggtttTCCACTTTCTGGTGTGCATGAATGGCATTTGTTGCTTTGCTAAAATTTTGCACATCAGATGTACCTTCCAGGGATGGCAAGTTTCTAAAATTTAAAGAACTTGATGAAAAATCTTTAGCTGTTAATTCAGAATTTGCATCGGCACTGCACAAAGAAGCTTCCTCAGATTGATCAGGTGATCTAGAAGTCCTTTTTGTTACAAGTTTCCAACCCAACACCTCAGCGCCATCTTTCGACTTCACATTTCTGTTATCCATATCCCTTAAACTTCGTTCAGAAGAAGGCTTCATGGCAGATATGCGAAGTTTGTCAACTGCACAGAACTGTGTTGAATGACCTGTTTCATTACACCTATGGCAACGAGGTAATCGATTGCTGGCTGAGGCTGCCTGCCTAGAATTGCTTGAAAATGTGTGGTCCTTGGTTTTATCATCTCTATGTGTCAGTTCTGCAGCCTGAGGTGTATTGAAGTGTTGCAATATTAGGTTACTGCATCATCTAGTAAGAAAAACAGAGATTTTGGTGGATATTTACCTTGGGTACAAGTTGAAAAGGCTTTTGATCTTCATTCTTACACGATCTAATTGAAGATGTACATGCAGAAGTTTGTGACAAAGATGATGATGGCTGCTTCTTCACTTCATTAGCTAATGAACCTCCCAACAGTCAGTTATTAACTTGATTAAAAAGATGAACAATATATGACTAAGCTACAAAAACAAAGCAGGATACTTTACCTAAAGTAGCTGCATCATTTGATCCTCTATTGTTGCCAAGATTGCTGGAATCAGATGTCCTTTTTAGTCTGGGATCATTTTGTTGAACCTTTGAGTCGACCTTCAGAGGAGAAATACTGGTGGTAGATGCTGATGGACTGACAAAGCGGGAACCAGGTATAGAACCTTTAAGATCTACGGCACTCCTTTCTTTCTGCTGTTTCACACCTCTAGGATCATCAGGCTGTGGTGGGTTAAGTGACTGCACTTTGCTCATTGTCTTGACACTCGAGAAGCCTGAACTCTCACTTCTGAATGATGCCGATTTTGTAATCGTTCGCAATGGGCCTTCTTTTCTTATACTGCTTGAATTAAATTCTCTggtcatttttttattttgaggaaTATTCTCCACCAACTGTTTCACTTTTGGCACTTTTGAGTTGTTAAAAGAAGCTGACTTTGATAGAAGCCCTACCAAATTTATAATTTGTAAAGTTTATAAATATGTGGAAGTAGGAATGGTACACAATAATTGtctaatataaaagaaaaaaataaaagaatataaaTCTACAATCATACAGCAATATGAAATTACCCCTTGTTGGTTCAAGATGTGCTTGTGGCTTGGACAAATCAGGAACCGAAGAAGTTTGTGAGCGAAGAACAGGTTGAGAGATAACTTCTGGCTGACCACATGATGTTATCAGGGCAGATGGTTTTACCTTAACAAAATCAGGTTTGTTAGAGGAGTTCTCATGGGAGTGCAGAGTAGGTTTCATTGGAATGGTTGTCTTAGTGGAAGCACCACATGCTTCGgagattttctcttttgtaacacAGGTAACCTCCAAATTCTCCCCCTTCCTTTTAAATGAATTGGAGTTTCCAAGTTCTTTATTATCTGTCCTAATATCTGCATTGTCTCCCTTATTTTCTACACAAGGAAAACTATTTGATGTGCTCCCAGTGATCTGATTATATTCATATACAGATGGTGCTTCTATTGCTTCAGTTTGTGCTTCAGATTTTCCTATCATTTGATTTTCAGCCTCCTTGAGTTGGCATTCTTCACATAGCCACTCACCTTCAGGAACTTTATCCAACATTATTCGCATACAGTAACTGATCAAAAGAAATTTTCTGTTAAACGCAATATCCAATGAAAAGCATTCAATAAGAAAAAATTCACTCATTTTGATCTTACGTATGCTCTGCACCATCACTGCACCTACTACAAATAGCAAGCAACTCTTCCTGTCCTGCATCTCCACAGATATCACAAACTTTTACCTGCAATAAAATTAATATGGAAGATAACAACCAATTGCATGCTATCAACCTCTTCAGAAGTAAATTACAAATGGATCAACAAATTGTGCATAATCAATATGGACAAGGCTGCTAAGCATTTTGTCATGTGCATGAGGCATCAAAACTATACTGAAATTGAAAGTTGACTGGACCTTCTGCAGAAAGATCTGATATAACCACTAGTGTTACTAATCTGCTAATGAACCATACAATTTACATGATAAAAAATCAATAAGTAGTACATTTATCACAAGCATATGGGAAACAATTTAACAAAATCCATTCTTACATTAGGAATCAATGGATTATTGAAACTAATTTTTTGCATTTACAGGAGGCATCTAGCATCTTTTCTCCCTCATTTTTTCTTGGTTTCACcgtaaaaataaagattaataagaAATGAACCAATATGATATGGCATGCTTAGCGTACATTAGATATAGGACAGACATACATAGATACAATAACAAAGCCATGAAGTCCTAACTATTTGGGATTGCagatacaaaaataatataacctAGAAAATCACCCATAAAAATGTTTCATTCTGCTCAGGCTTCAAAAGGCAGTAAGAGGAAAATAAATGGTGGCCTGACAACATTAACTATTCTGATATTTGCTCAGGTTAGATTTTGGAATTTCCAACAAAATACAGACAAAGATATAGGACACAAATATGATATGCTGATTCTTGAAAACCATAAGATATAACATGGCATGGATATGGCAACACAAAAGTACTTAAAACATTATATACATAGAAATATGCAATATTCTTGACATGGTTAAAAATGGAGCAAGGGAATAAAACTTTCAAACGTTAAAAAATGTAGTTACCTGTCATGATAAATGAAGCAACTGACTAGCAACCTTAAATTATAATcatgaataaaata
Proteins encoded:
- the LOC135664910 gene encoding protein PARALOG OF AIPP2-like isoform X2; amino-acid sequence: MRIMLDKVPEGEWLCEECQLKEAENQMIGKSEAQTEAIEAPSVYEYNQITGSTSNSFPCVENKGDNADIRTDNKELGNSNSFKRKGENLEVTCVTKEKISEACGASTKTTIPMKPTLHSHENSSNKPDFVKVKPSALITSCGQPEVISQPVLRSQTSSVPDLSKPQAHLEPTRGLLSKSASFNNSKVPKVKQLVENIPQNKKMTREFNSSSIRKEGPLRTITKSASFRSESSGFSSVKTMSKVQSLNPPQPDDPRGVKQQKERSAVDLKGSIPGSRFVSPSASTTSISPLKVDSKVQQNDPRLKRTSDSSNLGNNRGSNDAATLANEVKKQPSSSLSQTSACTSSIRSCKNEDQKPFQLVPKAAELTHRDDKTKDHTFSSNSRQAASASNRLPRCHRCNETGHSTQFCAVDKLRISAMKPSSERSLRDMDNRNVKSKDGAEVLGWKLVTKRTSRSPDQSEEASLCSADANSELTAKDFSSSSLNFRNLPSLEGTSDVQNFSKATNAIHAHQKVENHKKAMLIAGEGIALDIGDDLNLKKPIIQTLPNEASIPMHPLRASVIPELDYIWQGAFEVLRTAEAPTLFDGFQAHLSTYVSPKALEVASQFPCKIQLEEVPRLRSWPLQFHINSPKDDNIALFFFAKDIESYGKYYWKLLENMLKNDLALIGNIDTVELLIFPSNMLPENSQRWNKLFFLWGVFRGRQINSLVDLPGLEKKPSVCNLNSKTIIQDLPTIFDSGLCCSLHATDEDSKELSESDRSPKEKPSKSGACTDPVVIPSGNNNGIHNTEKPPIVQKTLRQVVADDKVLREKASCLLSENCSFKNITFLPSTPIAYPEPKLQIPSVPVAYSEPKFQIDIERLPSEIENDLTSLDNLAGDSDSREVFVHHVPANNKKVSDYEGPTYSVSLNCGQGNDSKVQNFKQKENFITSESILNNQLSENVEVDRLSWKLKPNQKRAQPISFETIKNSSGCMLKRSSDVMLWKDEASCTSLTDEKVHKKMRLDSGGHLPCISTGENLSSSISSEMQPLLSCLTNDSIYCENVSESLKNAERHFFPIDPGPQTSTKADNLVYVLSSDDEDSPESNAPDLELGLGRKKRPIEQDIFPLLSPKVGEKSHRDKMPASAVDCDDLRASLSLSLAFPASEKAQTVKPIPQAEQLLPDKPCINTLLLFGGYKDSEHG
- the LOC135664910 gene encoding protein PARALOG OF AIPP2-like isoform X1 yields the protein MRIMLDKVPEGEWLCEECQLKEAENQMIGKSEAQTEAIEAPSVYEYNQITGSTSNSFPCVENKGDNADIRTDNKELGNSNSFKRKGENLEVTCVTKEKISEACGASTKTTIPMKPTLHSHENSSNKPDFVKVKPSALITSCGQPEVISQPVLRSQTSSVPDLSKPQAHLEPTRGLLSKSASFNNSKVPKVKQLVENIPQNKKMTREFNSSSIRKEGPLRTITKSASFRSESSGFSSVKTMSKVQSLNPPQPDDPRGVKQQKERSAVDLKGSIPGSRFVSPSASTTSISPLKVDSKVQQNDPRLKRTSDSSNLGNNRGSNDAATLGSLANEVKKQPSSSLSQTSACTSSIRSCKNEDQKPFQLVPKAAELTHRDDKTKDHTFSSNSRQAASASNRLPRCHRCNETGHSTQFCAVDKLRISAMKPSSERSLRDMDNRNVKSKDGAEVLGWKLVTKRTSRSPDQSEEASLCSADANSELTAKDFSSSSLNFRNLPSLEGTSDVQNFSKATNAIHAHQKVENHKKAMLIAGEGIALDIGDDLNLKKPIIQTLPNEASIPMHPLRASVIPELDYIWQGAFEVLRTAEAPTLFDGFQAHLSTYVSPKALEVASQFPCKIQLEEVPRLRSWPLQFHINSPKDDNIALFFFAKDIESYGKYYWKLLENMLKNDLALIGNIDTVELLIFPSNMLPENSQRWNKLFFLWGVFRGRQINSLVDLPGLEKKPSVCNLNSKTIIQDLPTIFDSGLCCSLHATDEDSKELSESDRSPKEKPSKSGACTDPVVIPSGNNNGIHNTEKPPIVQKTLRQVVADDKVLREKASCLLSENCSFKNITFLPSTPIAYPEPKLQIPSVPVAYSEPKFQIDIERLPSEIENDLTSLDNLAGDSDSREVFVHHVPANNKKVSDYEGPTYSVSLNCGQGNDSKVQNFKQKENFITSESILNNQLSENVEVDRLSWKLKPNQKRAQPISFETIKNSSGCMLKRSSDVMLWKDEASCTSLTDEKVHKKMRLDSGGHLPCISTGENLSSSISSEMQPLLSCLTNDSIYCENVSESLKNAERHFFPIDPGPQTSTKADNLVYVLSSDDEDSPESNAPDLELGLGRKKRPIEQDIFPLLSPKVGEKSHRDKMPASAVDCDDLRASLSLSLAFPASEKAQTVKPIPQAEQLLPDKPCINTLLLFGGYKDSEHG